A section of the Deltaproteobacteria bacterium genome encodes:
- a CDS encoding paraquat-inducible protein A produces MGRRGGAKRRGTRRARRRRRGAVVTTAPVAAIQRGWQSCEACGLLSRPGADAGACPRCGEELAFRKHRSIERTWAFVIAAAVCYVPANLLPVMVTTTAAGSAPDTIMEGVILLWSPTGWPLSLIVLIASIMIPSAKILALVYLLVTVQRGSVANNAERVRLFRTVELIGRWSMVDVFVDTFTAALVQLQPLMAVEPGPGLLFFAAVVVLTMLAVESFDPRLIWDAAPSEEVVHA; encoded by the coding sequence ATGGGCCGACGCGGCGGCGCGAAGCGCCGTGGAACGCGCCGCGCGCGACGCCGCCGCCGAGGTGCCGTCGTGACCACGGCTCCCGTCGCCGCGATACAGCGCGGCTGGCAGAGCTGCGAGGCCTGCGGGCTCCTCTCGCGTCCCGGCGCCGACGCAGGCGCCTGCCCGCGCTGCGGCGAAGAGCTCGCGTTCCGCAAGCACCGCAGCATCGAACGCACGTGGGCCTTCGTGATCGCGGCCGCCGTCTGCTACGTGCCCGCGAACCTCTTGCCGGTGATGGTGACGACGACAGCCGCCGGCAGCGCCCCGGACACGATCATGGAAGGCGTGATCCTCCTCTGGTCGCCGACGGGCTGGCCGCTGTCGCTGATCGTTCTCATCGCGAGCATCATGATCCCGAGCGCCAAGATCCTCGCGCTCGTGTACCTGCTCGTGACCGTCCAGCGCGGCTCGGTCGCCAACAACGCGGAGCGCGTGCGGCTCTTCCGCACCGTCGAGCTGATCGGGCGCTGGTCGATGGTGGACGTCTTCGTCGACACCTTCACCGCCGCCCTCGTTCAACTCCAGCCGCTCATGGCGGTCGAGCCCGGACCGGGGCTCTTGTTCTTCGCGGCGGTCGTCGTGCTGACGATGCTCGCCGTCGAGTCGTTCGACCCGCGCCTGATCTGGGACGCCGCGCCCTCCGAGGAGGTCGTTCATGCCTGA
- a CDS encoding MCE family protein — protein MPEPVELPSSRTVPKKERRPSLVWIVPVVAALAGAWVAVTRVLAEGPTITIDFRSAEGLEAGKTKVRYNGVDVGTMTAIRLSDDHLGVVATVRMEPKTESFLVADTRFWVVRPRISGANISGLGTLISGAYVRMDIGQARDEQRAFVGLETPPIVMRDVPGRSFVLKTSDLGSLDSGTPVFYRRLQVGEVVGYELDPDGSGLTVKAFVQAPYDRYVTSATRFWHASGLDVSMSATGFSVQTQSLMSILIGGIAFETPVAEAALPPAGENTSFLLHRDRAEAFRAPERNPLEVRLVFKQSVRGLAAGAPVEFRGIQVGQVVEVGAEVDVKTLAISVPVKIHLEGARFGVRFTDLDPGDDPTAIRRRLWDSLIAHGVRAQLRSGSLLTGALFVAFDVFPDAAPASIDWNAKPLDFPTVPGALEGLEASLASIVRKIDQLPLQAIGDDVAKALVQLDQTLSSARGALDSAGKLVAPSSPLATELTTTLQEVTRAARAIRVLGDYLERHPEALLRGKSGEAR, from the coding sequence ATGCCTGAACCCGTGGAGCTGCCGAGCTCGCGCACCGTCCCGAAGAAGGAGCGCCGGCCCTCGCTCGTCTGGATCGTGCCGGTCGTCGCGGCGCTCGCCGGCGCGTGGGTCGCCGTCACCCGCGTCCTCGCCGAGGGCCCGACCATCACGATCGACTTTCGCTCCGCCGAGGGGCTCGAGGCCGGCAAGACGAAGGTCCGCTACAACGGCGTCGACGTCGGCACCATGACGGCGATCCGACTCTCCGACGACCACCTGGGCGTGGTCGCCACCGTACGCATGGAGCCGAAGACCGAGAGCTTTCTCGTGGCCGACACCCGCTTCTGGGTGGTGCGCCCGCGCATCTCGGGCGCCAACATCAGCGGGCTCGGCACCCTCATCTCCGGCGCCTACGTCCGCATGGACATCGGCCAGGCCCGCGACGAGCAGCGCGCGTTCGTCGGCCTCGAGACGCCGCCCATCGTGATGCGCGACGTTCCGGGCCGCTCCTTCGTGCTGAAGACGAGCGACCTCGGCTCGCTCGACAGCGGCACGCCCGTCTTCTATCGCCGCCTGCAGGTCGGCGAGGTGGTCGGCTACGAGCTCGATCCGGACGGCTCGGGCCTCACCGTCAAGGCGTTCGTGCAAGCGCCGTACGATCGGTACGTGACGTCGGCGACGCGCTTCTGGCACGCGAGCGGGCTCGACGTCTCGATGTCGGCGACCGGGTTCAGCGTCCAGACGCAGTCGCTGATGTCGATCCTGATCGGCGGCATCGCCTTCGAGACGCCGGTCGCCGAGGCCGCGCTCCCGCCCGCCGGGGAGAACACGAGCTTCCTCCTCCATCGCGATCGCGCCGAGGCGTTCCGGGCTCCGGAACGGAACCCGCTCGAGGTGCGTCTCGTCTTCAAGCAGTCGGTCCGCGGCCTCGCGGCGGGCGCGCCGGTCGAGTTCCGCGGCATCCAGGTCGGCCAGGTGGTCGAGGTCGGCGCGGAGGTCGACGTCAAGACCCTCGCGATCTCCGTGCCGGTGAAGATCCACCTCGAGGGCGCGCGCTTCGGCGTGCGCTTCACCGACCTCGATCCCGGCGACGATCCCACCGCGATCCGCCGCCGCCTCTGGGACTCGCTGATCGCGCACGGCGTCCGCGCGCAGCTGCGCTCCGGGAGCCTCCTCACCGGCGCGCTCTTCGTCGCCTTCGACGTCTTTCCCGACGCCGCGCCCGCCAGCATCGACTGGAACGCCAAGCCCCTCGACTTCCCGACGGTGCCCGGCGCCCTCGAAGGCCTGGAGGCGAGCCTCGCCAGCATCGTGCGCAAGATCGATCAGCTGCCGTTGCAAGCGATCGGCGACGACGTCGCGAAGGCGCTCGTCCAGCTCGATCAGACGCTGTCGAGCGCGCGCGGCGCGCTCGACAGCGCCGGAAAGCTCGTCGCCCCGAGCTCGCCGCTCGCGACCGAGCTCACCACCACCCTCCAGGAGGTCACGCGCGCCGCGCGCGCGATCCGCGTGCTCGGCGACTACCTCGAGCGCCATCCCGAAGCGCTGCTGCGCGGCAAGTCAGGAGAGGCCCGATGA
- a CDS encoding paraquat-inducible protein A — MPEPVFNSPTTDLRVVACPHCDLLQRLPALAAGEAARCPRCDKELWRRREDPLERTLALAIAAAILYVVANTVPMLGLSAVGHHASTTLFGGARHLWDDGQEIVAVLVLFTAVVAPALQIGSMLAIVVGARRPCPPSWVGTLLRHHPRTATWSMIEVMILGVLVALIKIADYASVNAGLALFALGALVVLLAAMQSAFDPREVWARVEWADAAARSAVERAARDAAAEVPS; from the coding sequence ATGCCCGAGCCGGTCTTCAACTCGCCGACCACCGACCTCCGCGTCGTCGCGTGTCCGCACTGCGATCTCTTGCAGCGCCTGCCGGCGCTCGCGGCGGGCGAAGCGGCGCGCTGCCCGCGCTGCGACAAGGAGCTCTGGCGGCGACGCGAGGACCCGCTCGAGCGCACGCTCGCGCTGGCGATCGCCGCGGCGATCCTCTACGTCGTCGCCAACACCGTCCCGATGCTCGGCCTGTCCGCGGTCGGGCACCACGCGTCGACGACGCTCTTCGGCGGCGCGCGCCACCTCTGGGACGACGGGCAGGAGATCGTCGCGGTGCTCGTGCTCTTCACCGCCGTGGTCGCGCCCGCGCTCCAGATCGGGTCCATGCTGGCGATCGTGGTGGGCGCACGCCGGCCGTGCCCGCCGTCGTGGGTCGGGACGCTCCTTCGCCACCACCCGAGAACCGCCACCTGGAGCATGATCGAGGTCATGATCCTCGGCGTGCTGGTCGCGCTCATCAAGATCGCGGACTACGCGTCGGTGAACGCGGGTCTGGCGCTCTTCGCGCTCGGCGCGCTCGTGGTGCTGCTCGCCGCGATGCAGTCCGCGTTCGACCCGCGCGAGGTCTGGGCTCGCGTCGAATGGGCCGACGCGGCGGCGCGAAGCGCCGTGGAACGCGCCGCGCGCGACGCCGCCGCCGAGGTGCCGTCGTGA
- a CDS encoding membrane integrity-associated transporter subunit PqiC, giving the protein MTTPRPRVALLTLLAAGLAACGATKPARFYTLEAVATPSGRAAAPYGVVVGPVTIPPALDRPQLVVQVAPNRVDIDEFNRWAAPLPEAIAATVAANLATLLGTPDVVAGAGASFAVTHTVALAVRRFASLPGEGAEVEVVWSVRPARGGAARSGRTVAREPAPGGGFDALAAAHSRALAAVSVDVADAIRASAAREPHPRQR; this is encoded by the coding sequence ATGACGACCCCGCGCCCCCGCGTCGCCCTGTTGACGCTCCTCGCCGCCGGGCTCGCCGCCTGCGGCGCCACCAAGCCGGCGCGCTTCTACACGCTCGAAGCCGTCGCCACGCCCAGCGGCCGCGCCGCCGCGCCCTACGGCGTCGTCGTCGGGCCGGTCACGATCCCGCCCGCCCTCGACCGGCCGCAGCTCGTCGTGCAGGTGGCGCCGAACCGCGTCGACATCGACGAGTTCAACCGCTGGGCGGCGCCGCTGCCCGAGGCGATCGCCGCCACGGTCGCCGCGAACCTCGCGACGCTGCTCGGTACGCCCGACGTCGTCGCCGGCGCGGGCGCGAGCTTCGCCGTCACGCACACCGTCGCCCTCGCGGTGCGGCGCTTCGCCTCGCTGCCCGGCGAGGGGGCCGAGGTCGAGGTCGTCTGGTCGGTGCGTCCGGCGCGCGGCGGGGCGGCGCGTTCGGGCCGCACCGTCGCGCGCGAGCCCGCGCCGGGCGGCGGCTTCGACGCCCTCGCCGCCGCGCATAGCCGCGCCCTCGCGGCGGTGAGCGTCGACGTGGCCGACGCGATCCGCGCCTCCGCCGCTCGGGAGCCGCATCCGCGGCAGCGCTGA
- a CDS encoding bifunctional methionine sulfoxide reductase B/A protein, whose amino-acid sequence MSSKRYEKPAAPELESRLTPVQYEVTQKAATEPPFRNEFWDNHEPGLYVDVATGEPLFSSTDKFDSGTGWPSFTRPVEPGRVVEHDDTSHGMRRIEVRSQGGASHLGHVFDDGPGPTGTRYCINSAALRFIPAARVAAEGYPEYASLFENGGAGSAAAHSGTADGGDEPGCSPTLETALLAGGCFWGMEDLLRKIPGVLETEAVYTGGALPDPTYEDLHDGTSGHAEAVRVVFDPTRISYADLLERWFFRMHDPTTKDRQGNDIGSQYRSAIFVTSPEQRKVAEEVRARVDAAGRWKRPIVTEIVEAGPVWRAEEYHQDYLQKHPGGYTCHYLRD is encoded by the coding sequence ATGTCGAGCAAACGCTACGAGAAGCCGGCGGCACCCGAACTCGAGAGCCGCCTCACGCCGGTGCAATACGAGGTCACGCAGAAGGCGGCGACCGAGCCGCCCTTCCGCAACGAGTTCTGGGACAACCACGAGCCCGGGCTCTACGTCGACGTCGCGACCGGCGAGCCGCTCTTCAGCTCGACCGACAAGTTCGACTCGGGCACCGGCTGGCCGAGCTTCACGCGTCCGGTCGAGCCCGGCCGCGTCGTCGAGCACGACGACACGAGCCACGGTATGCGGCGCATCGAGGTCCGCTCGCAGGGGGGCGCGTCGCACCTCGGGCACGTCTTCGACGACGGGCCCGGGCCGACCGGCACGCGCTACTGCATCAACTCGGCCGCGCTCCGTTTCATCCCGGCCGCGCGGGTCGCCGCCGAGGGCTACCCGGAGTACGCGAGCCTTTTCGAGAACGGCGGCGCCGGGTCCGCGGCCGCGCACAGCGGCACGGCGGACGGCGGGGACGAGCCCGGATGCTCGCCGACGCTCGAGACCGCGCTCCTCGCCGGTGGCTGCTTCTGGGGCATGGAGGACCTCCTGAGGAAGATCCCGGGCGTGCTCGAGACGGAAGCCGTCTACACCGGCGGCGCGCTCCCCGATCCGACGTACGAGGACCTGCACGATGGCACGTCGGGCCACGCGGAGGCGGTGAGGGTCGTCTTCGACCCGACGCGGATCTCGTATGCCGACCTGCTCGAGCGGTGGTTCTTCCGTATGCACGATCCGACGACCAAGGACCGCCAGGGGAACGACATCGGGTCGCAGTACCGCTCGGCGATCTTCGTGACGTCCCCCGAGCAGCGGAAGGTCGCCGAGGAGGTGAGGGCGCGCGTCGACGCGGCGGGCAGGTGGAAGCGGCCGATCGTGACCGAGATCGTGGAGGCGGGCCCGGTCTGGCGTGCGGAGGAGTACCACCAGGACTACCTGCAGAAGCACCCGGGCGGGTATACCTGTCACTACCTGCGCGACTGA
- a CDS encoding 1-acyl-sn-glycerol-3-phosphate acyltransferase, whose product MARILDWPMTIVFSVVFGLILLVFEPVQWIAKAFGKRTHDWSVACLGTALVEAFRITGLRLTIDRSPRVRPRTAYLIVSNHQSMFDIALLLHLFFTNFPKFVSKRELARRIPSVSYNLRRGGNCLIDRDDADQATAAITELGRRVEKRCVSAVIFPEGTRARRGELKPFKPRGTVALLTAAPATPIVPVTIEHSWRLMQRNFWPIPFGVRVRVRIDDPIARTPGEDHADLVAHLHDQIDANLARMRAEDGRPAAPVPRVNQAADPAPRRSAGGGDDGSE is encoded by the coding sequence ATGGCGCGCATCCTCGACTGGCCGATGACGATCGTCTTCTCGGTCGTCTTCGGGCTCATCCTCCTGGTGTTCGAGCCGGTCCAATGGATCGCGAAGGCGTTCGGCAAGCGGACCCACGACTGGAGCGTCGCCTGCCTCGGCACCGCGCTCGTCGAGGCCTTTCGCATCACCGGTCTGCGGCTCACGATCGACCGCTCGCCGCGGGTCCGGCCGCGCACCGCCTACCTCATCGTGTCCAACCACCAGAGCATGTTCGACATCGCGCTCCTGCTGCACCTGTTCTTCACGAACTTCCCGAAATTCGTCTCGAAGCGCGAGCTCGCGCGCCGCATCCCGAGCGTCTCGTACAACCTGCGCCGCGGCGGCAACTGTCTCATCGACCGTGACGACGCCGATCAGGCGACCGCGGCGATCACCGAGCTCGGCCGGCGCGTCGAGAAGCGGTGCGTCTCGGCGGTGATCTTCCCCGAAGGCACGCGGGCGCGACGCGGCGAGCTGAAGCCGTTCAAGCCGCGCGGAACCGTCGCACTGCTCACGGCGGCGCCGGCGACGCCGATCGTCCCCGTCACGATCGAGCATTCCTGGCGGCTCATGCAGCGGAACTTCTGGCCGATCCCGTTCGGTGTGCGGGTACGCGTCCGCATCGACGACCCGATCGCGCGGACCCCCGGCGAGGATCACGCCGATCTGGTCGCCCACCTCCACGACCAGATCGACGCGAATCTCGCCCGCATGCGCGCCGAGGACGGGCGGCCGGCAGCACCCGTGCCTAGGGTGAACCAGGCTGCCGATCCCGCGCCCCGTCGGTCGGCGGGAGGAGGGGACGATGGATCCGAATAG
- a CDS encoding nitroreductase family deazaflavin-dependent oxidoreductase produces the protein MRAGSTRSRTMTKQWPGYDDYQAGTPRDIPVVLLRPR, from the coding sequence GTGCGCGCCGGCTCGACTCGCTCTAGGACGATGACGAAGCAATGGCCCGGCTACGACGACTACCAGGCGGGCACCCCGCGCGACATTCCGGTCGTGTTGCTGCGTCCGCGCTGA
- a CDS encoding SDR family NAD(P)-dependent oxidoreductase, whose protein sequence is MRDPASFGPTTTTDEVLGGIDLGGRVALVTGGSSGLGRETARALAAHGAEVVLTARDVPKGEAVAADVRASTGNAAVSVQELELGSLASIRRFAERMRAKHPRIDLLVANAGVMACPLARTSDGFELQFGSNHLGHFLAVCSLVPALLRSDAARVVCLSSRGHHIAPVDFDDLGFERRPYDKWQAYGQAKTANVLFAVGLERRLGTRGVHAFAVHPGAIVTELGRHLQAEDLEYLRSRARGMQFKTVEQGAATSCFAASAPELAGRGGLYLEDCHVAEIDDAPEAPEGVKSYALDGANAERLWEVSERLVGERFAFA, encoded by the coding sequence ATGCGCGACCCCGCGAGCTTCGGCCCTACGACCACCACCGACGAAGTCCTCGGCGGCATCGACCTCGGCGGGCGCGTAGCGCTCGTGACGGGCGGCTCGAGCGGGCTCGGGCGCGAGACGGCGCGCGCCCTCGCGGCGCACGGCGCCGAGGTGGTTCTCACCGCGCGCGACGTCCCGAAGGGCGAGGCGGTCGCGGCCGACGTCCGGGCGTCGACCGGCAACGCCGCCGTCTCGGTGCAGGAGCTCGAGCTCGGGTCGCTCGCGAGCATCCGACGCTTCGCCGAGCGCATGCGCGCGAAGCACCCGCGGATCGACCTCCTCGTCGCCAACGCGGGCGTCATGGCGTGCCCGCTCGCGAGGACGAGCGACGGCTTCGAGCTGCAGTTCGGGTCGAACCACCTCGGGCACTTCCTCGCGGTCTGCTCGCTCGTACCGGCGCTCCTGCGAAGCGACGCCGCGCGCGTCGTGTGCTTGAGCTCGCGCGGGCACCACATCGCACCCGTCGACTTCGACGACCTCGGCTTCGAACGGCGGCCCTACGACAAGTGGCAGGCGTACGGACAGGCCAAGACCGCGAACGTGCTGTTCGCGGTCGGGCTCGAGCGGCGGCTCGGCACGCGCGGCGTGCACGCCTTCGCGGTCCACCCGGGCGCGATCGTGACCGAGCTCGGACGCCACCTCCAGGCCGAGGACCTGGAATACCTCCGATCGCGGGCGCGCGGCATGCAGTTCAAGACGGTCGAGCAAGGCGCCGCGACGAGCTGCTTCGCCGCCTCCGCGCCCGAGCTGGCGGGACGCGGCGGGCTCTACCTCGAGGATTGCCACGTCGCCGAGATCGACGACGCCCCCGAGGCACCCGAAGGCGTGAAGTCCTACGCCCTCGATGGCGCGAACGCCGAGCGCCTGTGGGAGGTCTCCGAGCGGCTCGTCGGCGAGCGGTTCGCGTTCGCGTAG
- a CDS encoding GAF domain-containing protein, with protein MPAQRFAKHPIAAYEAALEDLARLPVDERRSLVRMFQQATRLIASTLSVERVGIWLYEHERTHLRLVCQYARARDAYRADDVLLEADFPVYFRALRDYRAIVADDARTHPLTSELAAAYLVPNAITSMLDAPLVRHGEVVGVVCHEHVGPLRTWTPSETSFVASVADLVAVAMEQAAHIEARRALEETARRAGEEQRMAALGRVAAAVGHDFGHLLTMVLSHAQEILAVPDLPVAAKSHAAAVVDTINRSRELTRQLAELGRNGDTPAAAIALDTSVATAADFLRAMPRQGQRIDLALGAAGARVRFEPTQLDQVLMNLVNNALDATGEGSTIRIATSLTDEPGDGRMAVLRVTDDGAGIDDETKTHIFEPYFTTKGGAGTGLGLAIVHALVERAGGFIHVESASGKGTSVELHLPLAA; from the coding sequence ATGCCGGCACAACGCTTCGCGAAGCACCCGATCGCGGCGTACGAGGCGGCGCTCGAGGACCTCGCGCGCCTACCGGTCGACGAGCGGCGCTCGCTCGTCCGCATGTTCCAGCAGGCGACCAGGCTCATCGCGAGCACGCTCTCGGTCGAGCGCGTCGGCATCTGGCTGTACGAGCACGAACGGACGCACCTCCGGCTCGTCTGCCAGTACGCCCGCGCGCGCGACGCCTACCGCGCCGACGACGTGCTGCTCGAGGCCGACTTTCCGGTCTACTTCCGCGCCTTGCGGGATTATCGCGCGATCGTCGCCGACGACGCCCGCACCCACCCGCTGACGAGCGAGCTTGCCGCGGCGTATCTCGTGCCGAACGCGATCACGTCCATGTTGGATGCTCCTCTCGTGCGCCATGGCGAGGTGGTCGGCGTGGTCTGCCACGAGCACGTCGGCCCGCTGCGCACCTGGACGCCGAGCGAGACGAGCTTCGTCGCGTCGGTCGCCGATCTGGTCGCGGTCGCGATGGAGCAGGCCGCGCACATCGAGGCGCGGCGGGCGCTCGAGGAGACAGCGCGGCGCGCCGGCGAGGAGCAGCGCATGGCGGCGCTCGGGCGGGTCGCGGCGGCGGTCGGCCACGATTTCGGCCATCTCCTCACGATGGTGCTCTCGCACGCGCAGGAGATCCTCGCGGTGCCGGACCTTCCGGTCGCGGCGAAGTCGCACGCGGCGGCGGTGGTCGACACCATCAACCGCAGCCGCGAGTTGACGCGCCAGCTCGCCGAGCTCGGACGCAACGGCGACACGCCGGCGGCGGCGATCGCGCTCGACACGAGTGTCGCGACCGCCGCGGACTTCCTGCGCGCGATGCCGCGCCAGGGGCAGCGCATCGACCTCGCGCTCGGCGCGGCCGGGGCGCGGGTCCGCTTCGAGCCGACCCAGCTCGATCAGGTCCTGATGAACCTGGTGAACAACGCGCTCGACGCGACCGGCGAGGGCTCCACGATCCGCATCGCGACGAGCCTCACCGACGAGCCGGGCGACGGACGCATGGCCGTGTTGCGGGTCACCGACGACGGCGCCGGCATCGACGACGAGACCAAGACGCACATCTTCGAGCCGTACTTCACGACCAAGGGCGGCGCCGGCACCGGCCTCGGGCTCGCGATCGTGCACGCGCTCGTCGAGCGCGCCGGCGGCTTCATCCACGTCGAGAGCGCGTCCGGGAAGGGCACGAGCGTCGAGCTGCATCTCCCGCTCGCGGCGTAG
- a CDS encoding aspartate/tyrosine/aromatic aminotransferase — MAPRDPILGITEAFNADQNPAKVNLGVGVYYDENGKIPLLECVRRAEQQLVQTPRPRGYLPIDGMPVYDQAVRTLVFGADHPAITEKRVVTVQTLGGTGGLKVGADFLRRVAPSAGLWISDPSWENHRALFENAGFTVATYPYYDAATKGLRFEAMLEGLGAIPSGDVVVLHACCHNPTGVDLSSAQWQAVAEVVKTRGLVPFLDMAYQGFAEGIDADAAAVRAFASTLDPVFVSSSFSKSFSLYGERVGALSIVAGSADEAARALSQLKRLVRTNYSNPPTHGGQVVATVLNDPELRRLWDEELAGMRDRIRRMREKLTALLAAKRPGVDYGFMTRQRGMFSYSGLTKEQVTALRERFAIYAVDSGRICVAALNERNIAAVADAMAAV, encoded by the coding sequence ATGGCGCCCCGTGACCCGATCCTCGGCATCACCGAGGCGTTCAACGCCGACCAGAATCCCGCCAAGGTGAACCTCGGGGTCGGCGTCTACTACGACGAGAACGGGAAGATCCCGTTGCTCGAGTGCGTGCGGCGCGCCGAGCAGCAGCTCGTCCAGACGCCGCGCCCGCGCGGCTACCTGCCGATCGACGGCATGCCCGTCTACGACCAGGCGGTGCGGACGCTCGTCTTCGGGGCCGACCACCCGGCGATCACCGAGAAGCGCGTCGTCACCGTGCAGACGCTCGGCGGCACCGGCGGGCTCAAGGTTGGAGCCGACTTCTTGCGGCGCGTCGCGCCGAGCGCCGGCCTCTGGATCAGCGATCCGAGCTGGGAGAACCACCGGGCGCTCTTCGAGAACGCGGGCTTCACCGTCGCGACCTATCCCTATTACGACGCCGCGACCAAGGGCCTGCGCTTCGAGGCGATGCTCGAGGGCTTGGGCGCGATCCCGAGCGGCGACGTGGTCGTGTTGCACGCGTGCTGCCACAACCCGACGGGCGTCGACCTCTCGTCCGCGCAGTGGCAGGCGGTCGCGGAGGTCGTGAAGACACGCGGGCTCGTACCCTTCCTCGACATGGCATACCAGGGTTTCGCCGAGGGCATCGACGCCGACGCCGCCGCGGTGCGTGCGTTCGCGTCGACGCTCGACCCGGTCTTCGTGTCGAGCTCGTTTTCGAAGTCGTTCTCGCTCTATGGCGAGCGCGTCGGCGCGCTCAGCATCGTCGCGGGCAGCGCCGACGAGGCGGCGCGCGCGCTCAGCCAGTTGAAGCGGCTCGTCCGTACCAACTACTCCAATCCGCCGACGCACGGCGGACAGGTGGTGGCGACGGTGCTGAACGACCCCGAGCTCCGCCGCCTCTGGGACGAGGAGCTCGCCGGTATGCGCGACCGCATCCGCCGCATGCGCGAGAAGCTGACCGCGCTCCTCGCGGCGAAGCGGCCCGGAGTCGACTACGGGTTCATGACGCGCCAGCGCGGGATGTTCTCGTATTCGGGGCTCACCAAGGAGCAGGTGACGGCGCTCCGCGAGCGTTTCGCGATCTACGCCGTCGATTCGGGGCGCATCTGCGTCGCGGCTCTCAACGAGCGGAACATCGCGGCCGTCGCGGACGCGATGGCCGCGGTCTGA
- a CDS encoding endonuclease/exonuclease/phosphatase family protein — protein MALLAALVLGTCSGCLPHALGRPEPAPPLLPCAEAACFRVLTWNVHAIPFMAPRPSARLRNVAVKIHEQQPDVVLLQEVWSHAYARQLARNLGGAYRPVAATGCGRPFPCGGLLVLVRIASGWMPTAPTFVAYDDSAPWYRLAEWDGIAKKGFLATELVRGGAVIAIVDTHLQAGYARHRRDYSDIRRRQLDQLASTLARRFGGRAVVVGGDFNTAPGEESGLYESHLALLGTDRTADLRLACGACGTRPVMRRPARWLDYVLTRDLPAAAAADRIVNRRVDDPFSDHDAVLVRLEPTATAPPPAAGR, from the coding sequence TTGGCTCTGCTCGCCGCGCTCGTGCTCGGCACGTGCTCCGGCTGTCTGCCGCACGCGCTCGGCCGTCCCGAGCCCGCGCCGCCGCTCCTGCCGTGCGCCGAGGCCGCCTGCTTCCGCGTCCTCACCTGGAACGTGCACGCGATCCCGTTCATGGCGCCGCGTCCGAGCGCGCGCCTCCGGAACGTCGCGGTGAAGATCCACGAGCAGCAGCCGGACGTCGTGCTCCTGCAGGAAGTCTGGTCGCACGCGTACGCGCGCCAGCTCGCGCGCAACCTCGGCGGCGCCTATCGCCCGGTCGCGGCGACCGGCTGCGGCCGGCCGTTCCCGTGCGGCGGCCTCCTCGTGCTCGTCCGCATCGCGAGTGGGTGGATGCCGACGGCCCCGACGTTCGTCGCCTACGACGACTCCGCGCCCTGGTATCGCCTCGCCGAGTGGGACGGCATCGCGAAGAAGGGCTTCCTCGCGACCGAGCTCGTGCGCGGCGGCGCCGTGATCGCGATCGTCGACACCCACCTCCAGGCCGGGTACGCGCGCCATCGTCGCGACTACTCCGACATCCGCCGGCGCCAACTGGACCAGCTGGCGTCGACGCTCGCGCGGCGCTTCGGCGGCCGGGCGGTCGTGGTCGGCGGCGACTTCAACACCGCGCCGGGCGAAGAGAGCGGGCTCTACGAGAGCCACCTCGCCCTCCTCGGCACGGACCGCACGGCCGACCTCCGCCTCGCCTGCGGCGCGTGCGGCACCCGCCCCGTCATGCGGCGACCCGCGCGCTGGCTCGACTACGTGCTCACCCGCGATCTACCCGCGGCGGCGGCCGCGGACCGCATCGTGAACCGCCGCGTCGACGATCCGTTCTCGGATCACGACGCCGTGCTCGTGCGCCTCGAGCCTACCGCGACCGCGCCGCCGCCCGCCGCCGGGAGATAG